Proteins co-encoded in one Campylobacter ornithocola genomic window:
- a CDS encoding purine-nucleoside phosphorylase translates to MKNLIVCAGGNEDFKFAQSIGIGLVNSAFSLGKILSQVKVDRVIFIGTCGIYQEGKILDIYESSNAANLEYADLFDSFYTPIASEIRLNVSHETMINSSNYICKDENIAKEFFKKGMHIENMEAYAVLSCAKIQEIEGICYLCATNFCNKFAHEDFLKNHQKAKELLKDFLLDKKLI, encoded by the coding sequence TTGAAAAATCTTATAGTATGTGCAGGTGGAAATGAGGATTTTAAATTTGCACAAAGTATAGGCATAGGTTTGGTTAATTCTGCTTTTTCTCTAGGTAAAATTTTAAGTCAAGTAAAAGTAGATAGAGTGATATTTATAGGTACATGTGGAATTTATCAAGAAGGAAAAATTTTAGATATTTATGAAAGCTCTAACGCAGCGAATTTAGAATACGCAGATTTATTTGATAGTTTTTATACGCCTATAGCAAGTGAGATTAGATTAAATGTTTCACATGAAACTATGATTAATTCTTCAAATTATATTTGTAAAGATGAAAATATTGCCAAAGAATTTTTTAAAAAAGGTATGCATATAGAAAATATGGAGGCATATGCAGTGCTTTCTTGTGCAAAAATACAAGAGATAGAAGGAATTTGTTATTTATGCGCGACAAATTTTTGTAATAAATTTGCACATGAAGATTTTTTAAAAAACCATCAAAAAGCAAAAGAATTATTAAAAGATTTTTTGTTAGATAAAAAACTTATATAG
- the rlmN gene encoding 23S rRNA (adenine(2503)-C(2))-methyltransferase RlmN — protein sequence MSELKNILDFTKEELENLVQPKFRAKQIFEWVYKKYADDFLQMSSLPKDFRVYLQENFHFSPLKCVKDEKSKDGSIKYLFELLDGKKIEAVLLPMKEELVDKNGKIIKHARYTICVSSQVGCKSGCSFCLTAKDGLKRNLTAGEIVGQILWIKKHNNIPYERRVNIVYMGMGEPLDNLKNVSKAVKILADNDALAISPRRQTISTSGLAKQIKELGEMNLGVLLAISLHAVNDELRSELMPINKAYNIASIMEAVRNFPIDQRKRVMFEYLLIDEINDKIEHAKELVKLLNGIKAKVNLILFNPHEGSLYKRPSVENAVKFQDYLSAKGVTCTIRESKGLDISAACGQLKERQSKQ from the coding sequence TTGAGTGAATTAAAAAATATATTAGATTTTACTAAAGAAGAATTAGAAAATTTAGTCCAACCAAAATTTAGAGCAAAGCAAATTTTTGAATGGGTGTATAAAAAATACGCAGATGATTTTTTACAAATGTCATCTTTACCAAAAGATTTTAGAGTATATTTACAAGAAAATTTTCATTTTTCACCTTTAAAATGTGTGAAAGATGAAAAAAGTAAAGATGGTAGTATAAAATATCTTTTTGAACTTTTAGATGGTAAAAAAATAGAAGCTGTTTTACTTCCTATGAAAGAAGAACTTGTAGATAAAAATGGAAAAATCATCAAACATGCAAGATATACCATTTGTGTTTCCTCTCAAGTGGGTTGTAAAAGTGGATGTAGTTTTTGTTTAACAGCAAAAGATGGTTTGAAAAGAAATTTGACCGCAGGGGAAATAGTAGGACAAATTTTATGGATTAAAAAACATAACAACATACCTTATGAAAGAAGGGTTAATATAGTCTATATGGGCATGGGTGAGCCTTTGGATAATCTTAAAAATGTTTCTAAGGCAGTTAAAATTTTAGCCGATAATGATGCCCTAGCAATAAGCCCTAGAAGACAAACTATAAGCACAAGTGGTTTGGCAAAGCAGATCAAAGAGCTTGGAGAAATGAATTTAGGTGTACTTTTAGCTATTTCGCTTCATGCTGTAAATGATGAGCTTAGAAGTGAATTAATGCCTATTAATAAAGCTTATAACATAGCAAGTATTATGGAAGCGGTGAGAAATTTTCCTATAGATCAGCGTAAAAGAGTTATGTTTGAATATCTTTTAATTGATGAGATAAATGACAAAATAGAACATGCAAAAGAACTAGTCAAACTTTTAAATGGTATAAAAGCTAAAGTGAATTTAATACTTTTTAATCCACACGAAGGAAGTTTATATAAGAGACCAAGTGTTGAAAATGCGGTTAAATTTCAAGATTATTTAAGTGCTAAGGGTGTTACTTGTACGATAAGAGAAAGCAAAGGACTTGATATTTCAGCTGCATGTGGGCAGCTTAAAGAAAGGCAGAGTAAACAATGA
- a CDS encoding radical SAM protein: MINKKQLLENQLFQNRYIKPNISWYFSHLNGKRGIARIFKVPYAALMKKFYLKKYFEKRVLEGKVDIPYLELVLTTRCTLRCESCNNLMQYFSPSNQYTCTLEGIIESLELLLSKVDSIARVRIIGGEPLLFKDLPQLIDYLDTQKKILTFDILTNATIDFKEDLILKFKKSRKARKISISDYRKSPNLKIPLKQESILSKLKQNNIAFSYNTIDYWYDIDKIYKRGRSKEDIIKNYYNCQMSCVSLMTSEGLENKQLAPKGAVFVCPISSSLSRLKGLEEFDGDFLNLEDSKERFFEFYSQDFYKSCDYCRDFSQPIKKIPIAIQTDKVLKLEKY, translated from the coding sequence ATGATAAATAAAAAACAATTATTAGAAAATCAATTATTTCAAAATAGATATATAAAGCCAAATATTTCTTGGTATTTTTCTCATTTAAATGGTAAAAGAGGGATTGCTAGAATTTTTAAAGTTCCTTATGCTGCTTTGATGAAAAAATTTTACTTGAAAAAATACTTTGAAAAGAGAGTTTTGGAGGGTAAGGTGGATATTCCTTATTTAGAATTAGTTTTAACTACAAGATGTACTTTGCGCTGCGAATCTTGTAATAATTTGATGCAGTATTTTTCACCATCAAATCAATACACTTGTACCTTAGAGGGTATTATAGAATCACTAGAATTGTTACTATCTAAGGTAGATTCTATTGCAAGGGTTAGAATTATAGGTGGAGAACCTTTATTATTTAAAGATTTGCCACAATTGATTGACTATTTAGATACTCAGAAGAAAATATTAACTTTTGATATTCTAACTAATGCAACTATTGATTTTAAGGAAGATTTGATTTTGAAATTTAAAAAATCGAGAAAAGCACGAAAAATAAGTATTTCAGACTATAGAAAATCTCCAAATTTAAAAATACCTTTAAAACAAGAAAGTATTTTGAGTAAGCTTAAACAAAACAATATAGCATTTTCTTATAACACAATAGATTATTGGTATGACATAGATAAAATTTACAAGCGTGGTAGAAGTAAAGAAGATATAATCAAAAATTATTATAATTGTCAAATGTCATGTGTGAGCTTGATGACTTCTGAAGGCTTAGAAAATAAACAATTAGCACCTAAAGGAGCTGTTTTCGTTTGTCCTATATCAAGTTCTTTATCACGCTTAAAAGGACTTGAAGAATTTGATGGTGATTTTTTAAATTTAGAAGATTCTAAAGAAAGATTTTTTGAATTTTATTCACAAGATTTTTACAAATCTTGTGATTATTGTAGAGATTTTAGTCAGCCTATTAAAAAAATTCCAATTGCAATTCAAACTGATAAAGTTTTAAAATTAGAAAAATATTAA
- a CDS encoding RluA family pseudouridine synthase, producing MAYIKKKLSSNGKKAFRLLMDELKISMREAQKLIDKKRLFCDGNLVEEKNKFLNGLVELIIYENNPKGLEIVYENEDFAIVEKPSGVLTHPNGRNCTYSLCDEIWHLWGEKACVAHRLDKETSGLLLIAKHKNAQIELKTMFEKRLVQKSYLALVKGKTKEEFIVDKSMDLAKDYNIVKTRMHICENGKEALTQFYTLEYFEDLNASLVLAKPLTGRQHQIRLHLFHVKHKILGEPLYGLEKTQIEKILDGKMSDIERARITGAKRLLLHSFSLEFTYKNQNFLIQSQKDIKDKFLKNLP from the coding sequence ATGGCATATATTAAAAAGAAACTATCAAGCAATGGAAAAAAGGCATTTAGACTGCTTATGGATGAGTTAAAAATTTCTATGCGTGAAGCACAAAAACTCATTGATAAAAAAAGGTTATTTTGTGATGGAAATTTAGTAGAAGAAAAAAATAAATTTTTAAATGGTTTAGTAGAACTAATCATATATGAAAATAATCCTAAAGGGCTAGAAATAGTTTATGAAAATGAAGATTTTGCCATCGTGGAAAAACCAAGTGGAGTGCTAACTCATCCTAATGGACGTAATTGCACTTATAGTCTTTGTGATGAAATTTGGCATTTATGGGGCGAAAAAGCTTGTGTGGCTCATAGACTAGATAAAGAAACAAGTGGACTTTTGCTCATAGCAAAACATAAAAATGCACAAATTGAGTTAAAAACTATGTTTGAAAAAAGATTAGTGCAAAAAAGCTATCTTGCACTAGTAAAAGGAAAAACCAAAGAAGAATTTATAGTAGATAAAAGCATGGATTTAGCTAAAGACTATAACATAGTTAAAACTAGAATGCATATTTGCGAAAATGGCAAAGAAGCTTTAACACAATTTTACACTTTAGAATATTTTGAAGATTTAAATGCTAGTTTAGTTTTAGCTAAACCTCTAACAGGAAGACAACACCAAATAAGACTGCATTTGTTTCATGTGAAACATAAAATTTTAGGTGAACCTTTGTATGGTTTAGAAAAAACACAAATAGAGAAAATATTAGATGGAAAAATGAGTGATATCGAAAGAGCTCGAATCACAGGTGCTAAAAGACTGCTTTTGCATTCTTTTAGCTTAGAATTTACATATAAAAATCAAAATTTTTTGATACAATCTCAAAAAGATATAAAAGATAAATTTTTAAAAAATCTACCTTAA
- the purB gene encoding adenylosuccinate lyase, with amino-acid sequence MVERYSREIMAKKWDMQAKYDAWLKVELAAVKAWNKLGLIKDDDCEKIIKNAKFDIARIDEIEKTTKHDVIAFLTSVSESLGEESRFVHYAMTSSDCIDTAVALQIKDSLELILQDLDQVLAAIKTRAYEHKNTLMVGRSHGIHGEPITFGLVLAIWYDSLVHAKDLIIHAKEVISYGKISGAMGNFAHAPLEFEEEVCKNLDLKPAPVSNQVIQRDRYAQVISALAILASSCEQIAVAIRHFQRTEVYEAEEYFSQGQKGSSAMPHKRNPVLSENITGLCRMIRAYVTPALENVALWHERDISHSSVERFVLPDAFITTDFMLSRLCGVIEKLLVYPENMMKNLNLTGGLVFSQRVLLELPFKGISREEAYKIVQRNAMKVWVDLQNGKPALNEKGESLFLLALLSDEDLKKSLSEVDIRKCFDYNYYTKNVDKIFARTFK; translated from the coding sequence ATGGTTGAAAGATATAGTAGAGAAATCATGGCTAAAAAATGGGATATGCAAGCAAAATACGATGCATGGTTAAAAGTAGAATTAGCGGCTGTGAAAGCATGGAATAAACTCGGTCTTATTAAAGATGATGATTGTGAAAAGATTATAAAAAATGCAAAATTTGATATAGCAAGAATAGATGAGATAGAAAAGACTACCAAACACGATGTTATAGCTTTTTTAACTAGTGTTAGCGAGAGTTTGGGTGAAGAAAGTCGTTTTGTGCATTATGCGATGACAAGTTCAGATTGTATTGACACTGCGGTTGCTTTGCAGATTAAAGATAGTTTAGAATTAATCTTGCAAGATTTGGATCAAGTTTTAGCAGCGATTAAAACAAGAGCCTATGAGCATAAAAATACTTTGATGGTAGGAAGAAGTCATGGAATTCATGGAGAACCTATAACTTTTGGCTTGGTTTTGGCTATTTGGTATGATTCGCTAGTTCATGCAAAAGATTTAATCATTCATGCAAAAGAAGTTATTAGTTATGGAAAAATCAGCGGTGCTATGGGGAATTTTGCCCATGCTCCACTTGAATTTGAAGAAGAAGTTTGTAAAAACTTAGATCTTAAACCAGCGCCAGTTTCAAACCAAGTCATACAAAGAGATCGTTATGCACAAGTTATCTCAGCTTTAGCTATTTTAGCTTCAAGTTGTGAGCAAATTGCTGTTGCGATCCGACATTTTCAAAGAACAGAAGTATACGAAGCTGAAGAGTATTTTTCTCAAGGACAAAAAGGAAGTTCAGCTATGCCTCATAAAAGAAATCCTGTTTTAAGTGAGAATATCACAGGACTTTGTAGGATGATAAGAGCTTATGTAACACCTGCTTTAGAAAATGTAGCTTTATGGCATGAAAGAGATATATCGCATTCTAGCGTAGAAAGATTTGTGCTGCCAGATGCTTTTATCACGACTGATTTTATGCTTTCAAGATTATGCGGTGTGATAGAAAAACTTTTGGTATATCCAGAAAATATGATGAAAAATTTAAATTTAACTGGCGGGCTTGTATTTTCTCAAAGGGTATTGCTTGAGCTTCCATTTAAAGGTATAAGCAGAGAAGAAGCTTACAAGATCGTTCAAAGAAATGCTATGAAAGTTTGGGTTGATTTGCAAAATGGCAAGCCTGCTTTAAATGAAAAAGGCGAGAGTTTGTTTTTGCTAGCTTTATTATCAGATGAAGACTTGAAAAAATCTTTAAGTGAAGTAGATATTAGAAAATGCTTTGATTATAATTACTACACTAAAAATGTAGATAAAATTTTTGCAAGAACTTTTAAATAA
- a CDS encoding ribonucleoside-diphosphate reductase subunit alpha encodes MKVLKRNGRTEELDVSKIKKYTTDAVANLENVSQSELEVDAKIQFRDGITTEEIQQTLIKTAVDKIDIDRPNWTFVAARLFLYDLYKKVSGYNGYKHLREYLEKGEKEGRILIGLKEKYDLDDLNAYIKPERDLQFTYLGIKTLYDRYLIKDSKGMPIELPQQMFMAIAMFLAQNELDSQTWAKKFYDLISTFEVMLATPTLSNARTTRHQLSSCYIGSTPDNIEGIFDSYQEMALLSKFGGGIGWDWSKVRAMGGSIDGHKNAAGGIIPFLKITNDIAVAVDQLGTRKGAIAVYIEPWHMDINDFLDLRKNSGEERRRAHELFPALWINDLFMKRVRANGKWTLFDPADTASLCDLYGEEFEKKYEEFEKDENIAKEIIDAKELWKKILLSYFETGMPFLCFKDSANKANPNSHVGIIRSSNLCTEIFQNTDPNYYQVKIVFDDKTELHLDEDEELMIDGGYKKLAKKVSTLDGINGKKVYIVEKYKNEGKTAVCNLASINLSKINTKEDIQRVVPTAIRMLDNVIDLNFYPHVKVKNTNLKSRAIGLGVMGEAQMLAETQIYWGSNEHFEKIDRIMEMISYEAILASSNLALEKGSYPDFEGSKWSKGIVPIDVANENAKKLTASDGLFDQSECDWEKLREKLKRDGIRNGYLMAIAPTSSISILVGTTQTIEPVYKRKWFEQNLSGMIPTVVPNLSANTWQYYTPAYELDQKILVKAAAIRGKWIDQGQSLNIFVSLDKASGGYLNEIYQLAWELGVKSTYYLRSESPDSQKVNDGVVDRTIECEGCQ; translated from the coding sequence GTGAAAGTATTAAAAAGAAATGGTAGAACTGAAGAGTTAGATGTTTCTAAGATTAAAAAATATACCACAGATGCAGTGGCAAATTTAGAAAATGTTAGCCAAAGCGAACTTGAAGTAGATGCAAAAATTCAATTTCGTGATGGTATAACAACAGAAGAAATTCAACAAACTCTTATAAAAACAGCAGTAGATAAAATAGATATTGATAGACCTAATTGGACCTTTGTTGCTGCAAGATTGTTTTTATATGATTTATATAAAAAAGTAAGTGGTTATAATGGATATAAACATTTAAGAGAATACCTTGAAAAAGGCGAAAAAGAAGGTAGGATTTTAATTGGTTTAAAAGAAAAATATGATTTAGATGATCTTAATGCTTATATAAAACCAGAGCGTGATTTACAATTTACTTACCTTGGTATAAAAACTTTATATGATAGATATTTGATCAAAGATTCTAAAGGTATGCCTATAGAATTACCACAGCAAATGTTTATGGCTATCGCAATGTTTTTAGCACAAAATGAATTAGATTCTCAAACTTGGGCTAAGAAATTTTATGATCTTATTTCTACGTTCGAAGTAATGCTTGCAACTCCAACTCTCTCAAATGCAAGAACTACAAGACACCAGCTAAGCTCATGCTATATAGGAAGCACACCTGATAATATAGAGGGGATTTTTGATTCTTATCAAGAAATGGCGCTTTTATCTAAATTTGGTGGTGGTATAGGTTGGGACTGGTCTAAAGTGCGAGCTATGGGTGGAAGCATAGATGGGCATAAAAATGCAGCAGGCGGGATTATACCATTTTTAAAAATCACCAACGACATCGCTGTTGCTGTTGATCAACTTGGTACTAGAAAAGGTGCAATTGCTGTTTATATTGAACCTTGGCATATGGATATCAATGACTTTTTAGATTTGCGTAAAAATTCAGGCGAAGAAAGAAGAAGAGCACATGAGCTTTTCCCTGCTTTATGGATTAATGATTTGTTTATGAAAAGAGTAAGGGCAAATGGCAAATGGACACTTTTTGATCCTGCTGATACAGCAAGTTTATGTGATTTATACGGTGAAGAATTTGAGAAAAAATATGAAGAATTTGAAAAAGATGAAAATATAGCTAAAGAAATTATAGATGCAAAGGAACTTTGGAAAAAGATATTGCTTTCTTATTTTGAAACAGGTATGCCATTTTTATGTTTTAAAGATAGTGCTAATAAGGCAAATCCAAATTCACATGTAGGGATTATAAGAAGTTCAAATTTATGTACAGAAATTTTTCAAAATACAGACCCAAATTATTATCAAGTCAAAATTGTATTTGATGACAAAACAGAGCTTCATTTAGATGAAGATGAAGAGCTTATGATAGATGGTGGTTATAAAAAGCTTGCTAAGAAAGTTTCTACTTTAGATGGTATTAATGGTAAAAAAGTTTATATAGTAGAAAAATATAAAAATGAAGGAAAAACCGCCGTTTGTAATTTAGCAAGTATAAACTTAAGTAAAATCAATACCAAAGAAGATATTCAAAGAGTAGTACCAACAGCAATAAGAATGCTTGATAATGTGATTGATTTAAATTTTTATCCTCATGTAAAAGTAAAAAATACCAACTTAAAATCTCGTGCTATAGGACTTGGTGTAATGGGTGAAGCACAAATGTTAGCCGAGACTCAAATTTATTGGGGTTCTAATGAGCATTTTGAAAAAATTGATCGTATTATGGAGATGATTAGCTATGAAGCTATTTTAGCAAGTTCAAATTTAGCTTTAGAAAAAGGAAGCTATCCTGACTTTGAAGGTTCAAAATGGAGTAAAGGTATAGTACCAATTGATGTGGCAAATGAAAATGCTAAAAAACTTACTGCAAGTGATGGCTTATTTGATCAAAGTGAGTGTGATTGGGAAAAATTAAGAGAAAAACTAAAAAGAGATGGTATAAGAAATGGTTATTTAATGGCTATAGCACCAACTTCTTCTATTTCTATTTTAGTGGGTACTACTCAAACAATTGAGCCTGTATATAAAAGAAAATGGTTTGAGCAAAACTTAAGCGGTATGATACCAACCGTTGTGCCAAATTTAAGTGCTAATACTTGGCAGTATTATACCCCTGCTTATGAGCTTGATCAAAAAATCTTAGTAAAAGCTGCAGCGATTCGTGGTAAATGGATTGATCAAGGTCAATCTTTAAATATCTTTGTTTCTTTAGATAAAGCAAGCGGTGGATATTTAAATGAAATTTATCAACTTGCTTGGGAATTAGGCGTTAAATCAACTTATTATCTTAGAAGTGAAAGTCCTGATAGTCAAAAAGTAAATGATGGTGTGGTTGATAGAACTATAGAGTGTGAAGGTTGTCAATAA
- a CDS encoding OPT family oligopeptide transporter has translation MHTKNSLPELTLRGIILGSILTIIFTASNVYLGLKVGLTFSTSIPAVVIAMAVLKIFKDSNILENNMVQTQVSAAGTLSAVIFVIPGLFMCGYWFEFPLWLTFMLCLCGGGLGVLFTIPLRRAMVVESKLAYPEGRAAAEILKVANKDQADKKGKVGLKEITLGVTFASVISLFSSGFKLLSSGSSFAFMWQKMAFGFSMGYSVALLGAGYLVGIAGGVALLVGMMLAWMVFVPYFSAKESFDVSLSTLDIVNQIWAQKVRLIGTGAIAIAALWTLIELANPVYDGMKNMFKKTSLNLSQDPKDMDLSLKAMLGLFVLMCIGLFISFYAFVADSNLASGYQILFALVGTLVAIFIGFFVASACGYMAGLVGSSSSPISGIGLIGIMISSLIILLLGYQVDLFGDPLMSKFAIAFAIFTTSVILATAAISNDNLQDLKTGYLVGATPWKQQVSLIIGCVFGALAIAPVLNLLYQAYGFVGALPREGMDEANALAAPQANLMSTIAQGIFNANIDWSYIIAGAFVGVGIIIIDRLLRKKNMSLPPLAVGIGIYLPPAVNMPLFIGGLLAYLIKKRLEQRYAKNAHKKELIQEHEQKGTLFASGLIVGESIFGVLIAGLTVLSISRGGAEDPLAIATSFKDDGIIGFVVFIVIMLIFARRVLKK, from the coding sequence ATGCATACAAAAAACTCACTACCGGAGCTCACGCTTAGGGGTATAATATTAGGAAGTATTTTAACGATTATATTTACTGCCTCAAATGTATATTTGGGGCTTAAAGTAGGTCTTACTTTTTCTACTTCTATTCCTGCTGTTGTGATTGCAATGGCTGTTTTAAAAATCTTTAAAGACTCTAATATTTTAGAAAATAATATGGTTCAAACTCAAGTTTCAGCCGCAGGAACTCTTTCGGCTGTGATTTTTGTCATACCTGGTCTTTTTATGTGTGGGTATTGGTTTGAATTTCCACTTTGGCTTACTTTTATGCTTTGTCTTTGTGGAGGCGGTTTAGGTGTGCTTTTTACTATACCTTTGCGTAGAGCTATGGTGGTAGAGAGTAAATTAGCCTATCCTGAAGGAAGAGCTGCTGCTGAAATTTTAAAAGTAGCCAATAAAGATCAAGCCGATAAAAAAGGAAAAGTTGGTTTGAAAGAAATTACACTTGGAGTGACATTTGCTTCTGTGATAAGTCTTTTTTCAAGTGGTTTTAAGTTGCTTTCAAGTGGAAGTAGTTTTGCTTTTATGTGGCAAAAAATGGCTTTTGGATTTTCTATGGGATATTCAGTGGCACTTTTGGGTGCTGGATATTTGGTAGGTATAGCTGGTGGGGTTGCTTTGCTTGTAGGTATGATGCTTGCTTGGATGGTTTTTGTGCCATATTTTTCTGCTAAAGAAAGTTTTGATGTGAGTTTAAGTACTCTTGATATAGTTAATCAAATTTGGGCTCAAAAAGTGCGTTTAATAGGAACGGGTGCCATAGCTATAGCAGCTTTATGGACTTTAATAGAGCTTGCAAATCCTGTGTATGATGGTATGAAAAATATGTTTAAAAAAACTTCGCTAAATCTTTCGCAAGATCCTAAAGATATGGATTTATCTTTAAAAGCTATGCTAGGATTATTTGTGCTTATGTGTATAGGTTTATTTATTTCATTTTACGCTTTTGTAGCTGATTCAAATTTAGCAAGTGGTTATCAAATTCTTTTTGCCTTAGTGGGAACTTTGGTGGCAATCTTTATAGGTTTTTTTGTAGCTTCAGCTTGTGGATATATGGCAGGTTTAGTGGGCTCATCATCTTCTCCTATCTCAGGCATAGGGCTTATAGGGATTATGATTTCTTCTTTGATTATTTTACTTTTGGGTTATCAAGTAGATTTATTTGGCGATCCTTTAATGTCTAAATTTGCCATTGCTTTTGCTATATTTACTACTAGTGTTATTTTGGCAACTGCTGCTATTTCTAATGATAATTTACAAGATCTAAAAACTGGTTATTTAGTTGGTGCAACTCCATGGAAACAACAGGTTTCTTTGATTATAGGTTGTGTATTTGGAGCTTTAGCTATAGCACCTGTTTTAAATTTATTATATCAAGCTTATGGCTTTGTAGGTGCTTTACCAAGAGAAGGAATGGATGAGGCAAATGCACTAGCTGCACCACAAGCAAATTTAATGAGCACTATAGCGCAAGGTATTTTTAATGCTAATATTGATTGGAGTTATATTATAGCAGGTGCTTTTGTAGGTGTTGGTATAATTATCATTGATCGCTTATTAAGAAAGAAAAATATGTCTTTACCACCTTTAGCTGTAGGTATAGGTATATATTTGCCACCTGCTGTAAATATGCCTTTGTTTATAGGTGGATTATTGGCGTATTTGATCAAAAAGCGTTTGGAGCAAAGATATGCCAAAAATGCTCATAAAAAAGAGCTTATTCAAGAACATGAGCAAAAAGGAACCTTGTTTGCCTCTGGTCTAATAGTAGGTGAGAGTATATTTGGAGTATTAATAGCTGGTTTAACCGTGCTTTCTATTAGTAGAGGTGGAGCTGAAGATCCACTTGCTATTGCAACTTCATTTAAAGATGATGGAATTATAGGTTTTGTAGTATTTATAGTGATTATGTTAATTTTTGCAAGAAGAGTGCTTAAAAAATGA
- a CDS encoding undecaprenyl-diphosphate phosphatase, with protein sequence MNLEYYYALILGIIEGLTEFLPISSTGHMILGAEILGLNIDDFWRSFFIIIQLGSILAVIFIFKDKLTQKLDIWLKLAVGFLPAGGVGFVAYKFLKEIFNGYTVATMLIIGGIIFIIIELKHRKKDYTIHSLDEVSYKQAFLIGLTQALAIIPGTSRSGASIIGGLLLGLDRKVASEFSFLLAIPTMIIATAYSIYKEPQVLSNMNNFIPLAIGFVTAFIVAFVVIKIFLKLISKINFIPFGIYRIILGFVFLYLFMSGVLDISRTGV encoded by the coding sequence ATGAATTTAGAATATTATTATGCTTTGATTTTAGGAATTATTGAAGGTTTGACCGAATTTTTACCTATTTCATCTACTGGACATATGATCTTAGGTGCTGAAATTTTGGGTTTAAATATAGATGATTTTTGGAGAAGTTTTTTCATTATCATTCAGCTTGGTTCTATACTAGCAGTGATTTTTATTTTCAAAGATAAACTAACTCAAAAACTTGATATTTGGTTAAAACTCGCTGTGGGCTTTTTGCCTGCAGGTGGGGTAGGATTTGTGGCGTATAAGTTTTTAAAGGAGATATTTAACGGCTATACCGTGGCTACTATGTTGATAATTGGTGGAATTATTTTTATCATCATAGAACTTAAGCATAGAAAAAAAGACTATACAATTCACTCTTTAGATGAGGTAAGTTATAAACAAGCTTTTTTGATAGGTTTAACTCAAGCCCTTGCTATTATACCAGGTACTTCAAGAAGTGGGGCAAGTATTATAGGCGGGTTGTTACTTGGACTTGATCGTAAAGTTGCTTCTGAATTTTCGTTTTTACTTGCTATACCAACTATGATTATCGCAACAGCTTATAGCATTTATAAAGAACCACAGGTTTTAAGTAATATGAATAATTTCATTCCTTTAGCCATAGGTTTTGTAACAGCTTTTATAGTGGCTTTTGTAGTAATAAAAATATTTTTAAAATTAATCAGTAAGATAAACTTCATACCTTTTGGAATTTATAGGATAATTTTAGGTTTTGTATTTTTATATCTTTTTATGAGTGGTGTATTAGATATATCAAGAACAGGTGTTTGA